The Drosophila mauritiana strain mau12 chromosome 2R, ASM438214v1, whole genome shotgun sequence genome has a segment encoding these proteins:
- the LOC117136967 gene encoding serine-enriched protein isoform X4, producing MPEALILPGMADAEPDLSTFENKTGLAEDMKFLASMPELCDVTFLVGDTREPVCAVKAVLASRSRVFAKMLYAAPSPQRKRETSTKENKLRLFLKRSSEPLLNLQNAAQQRTGYTQQLAPIPEPSGQQHQTLIIEEFEPDVFRQLIEYIHTGCVTLQPRTLLGVMNAADYYGLEELRRACAGFVQCCINVDTVCALLASAERYIQYKCTKTLVQKVLEFVDEHGTEVLNLGSFTLLPQHVVRLILAREELRADEFTKFQAALMWSKKYYDNNPNIDIKEILGTFCEYIQFHKIPANVLMREIHPLNLVPYAIIMNALAYQADPESIDPGKLSPNSSRQHHRHRHHHQSLPKIRKAKSQSFRTRRSPSERRSPNNAPNLTLNTSLTSGNGEKKRSPLTPKSPVMPVPESKSPGSSSQKTPTSLSRQGTLRASNRRKNSGQLSISLGTQGRRSPVGLNDRSPQGRRSPLFPSSGLRSPNDPLTSPTVRSPTGEPRRSSPTFSVHTQERRSPLGAVAPTDFGCQFGVPGTRRSPTSTVHVQDMATEPEEAGFVGLKRPSISLFTPIYFASEKRSPMGPIPPITVSNPAETYKSAEREREAAEAAAREREKEKEKEAAQPQEKKSVMREILAFVRKPSKHLSSRTNRFANAFTRAESGSSGGPLIRQSTFSASPAASSTAAKSAVQKQMSEVGFEPKISQKFTHYAKMSLRLRRSTKRDDEEKEKQKQSSASGSKRPSADLSQTNADQQVGGSSDELPFELANVHFEKVGESYIKHERLRELQEPEVVKEEDTEKDAEAETEVEQTDAAMAQFVEEVTNSLKVVALNGEGGTVAGHHFTRRSESREPIEPRISEERESDSNDLMIPDDMRAELVEILKAYPPEPVYVNLQALRRETEDADLAIAQAEAAALAAAEPAKKPLQCPTIEFEPPSRRSSFDPPRSPFLEQLRSPGVDTETDLINLQRLDSGGDSFELVESKWSKSSRGESSFDCPYSSRDTSFDVSISRYQSTSYEDQTSSFEIVDTDEKGQGRRAVDLRKSSIELVDAETFQRSGSSCGGRKSSLETHFDYTPTEGGGRSPSLPFPAMSKKQRTENFRQLHVSQFSAFSRARSPLSQQTSSNYSSRDSYDSSGSYPHGYGYPPEPQRSPYGDPSRKHFPLTVRQKGEEEREVRTFLCTDQRCASIFEPRPSSVLTQQLSTGSMSTPSGYTNGTPRVPGAAPVGPVPLPHPSAPLSSCGFSSGSEFEPPSPRRAASASPKHTFTFRIVMKKVDSSPEALCPERHRSRIIDRYRRRDSRRKRIHDAGKSF from the exons ATGCCCGAGGCATTGATTCTACCCGGCATGGCTGACGCAGAGCCGGACCTCTCGACGTTCGAGAACAAGACGGGGCTGGCGGAGGACATGAAGTTCCTGGCCTCCATGCCCGAGCTGTGTGACGTAACCTTCCTGGTGGGCGATACCCGCGAACCCGTCTGCGCCGTCAAG GCTGTGTTGGCATCCCGATCCCGAGTGTTTGCCAAAATGCTCTATGCTGCCCCCTCGCCCCAGCGGAAGAGGGAAACCTCCACCAAGGAGAACAAGCTGCGCCTCTTCCTCAAACGCTCCTCGGAGCCCCTGCTCAATCTGCAGAATGCCGCACAACAG AGAACCGGTTATACCCAACAATTAGCTCCGATACCCGAG CCCTCAGGTCAGCAGCATCAGACGCTAATTATTGAGGAGTTTGAGCCCGACGTGTTCCGTCAACTGATTGAGTATATTCACACGGGCTGTGTGACCCTCCAACCTCGCACTCTGCTGg GCGTCATGAATGCCGCTGATTACTACGGCCTCGAGGAACTGCGTCGTGCCTGTGCAGGATTTGTGCAGTGCTGCATCAATGTGGATACCGTATGCGCCCTGTTGGCCTCGGCCGAGCGTTACATTCAGTACAAGTGCACGAAGACCTTGGTTCAAAAGGTACTGGAGTTCGTGGATGAGCATGGAACCGAGGTACTGAACCTGGGCAGCTTCACGCTGCTGCCACAGCACGTGGTTCGCCTGATCCTGGCCAGGGAAGAGCTGCGGGCTGACGAATTCACCAAATTCCAAGCGGCACTAATGTGGAGCAAGAAGTATTATGATAACAATCCG AACATCGACATTAAGGAGATCCTGGGCACTTTCTGCGAGTACATCCAGTTCCATAAGATACCGGCCAATGTGCTGATGCGGGAGATCCATCCGCTGAACCTCGTTCCGTATGCCATCATCATGAACGCGCTGGCTTACCAG GCAGACCCAGAAAGCATCGACCCCGGAAAGCTGTCTCCCAACTCTAGCCGA caacaccaccgCCACCGTCACCACCACCAGTCGCTGCCCAAGATCCGGAAAGCGAAGTCGCAGTCCTTCCGCACGCGACGCAGTCCCTCGGAGCGACGAAGTCCCAATAATGCACCCAATCTGACTCTGAATACCTCGTTGACCTCCGGAAATGGAGAGAAGAAGCGCAGCCCCCTGACGCCGAAGAGTCCGGTCATGCCAGTGCCGGAGTCCAAAAGTCCGGGCAGCAGTTCCCAGAAGACGCCCACATCGCTTTCGCGCCAGGGCACACTCCGGGCATCTAATCGCAGGAAGAATAGCGGACAGCTCTCCATATCGCTGGGCACCCAGGGCAGACGAAGTCCTGTGGGTCTCAACGATCGCAGTCCCCAAGGACGCCGGAGTCCGCTCTTCCCGAGCAGCGGATTGAGGTCACCGAACGATCCGCTGACTAGTCCCACAGTTAGAAGTCCAACTGGGGAGCCCCGAAGAAGTAGCCCCACATTCAGCGTGCACACACAGGAACGTCGATCGCCGTTGGGAGCAGTGGCTCCCACAGACTTCGGCTGCCAATTCGGAGTTCCGGGTACCCGAAGGAGTCCCACATCCACGGTTCACGTCCAAGACATGGCCACTGAACCAGAAGAAGCTGGTTTCGTCGGCCTCAAGCGGCCTTCGATAAGCCTCTTCACACCAATATATTTCGCCAGTGAGAAGCGTTCGCCCATGGGCCCGATACCCCCGATAACCGTATCCAATCCCGCCGAGACTTACAAGAGTGCGGAACGAGAACGGGAGGCGGCGGAGGCTGCTGCCCGGGAAAGGGaaaaggagaaggaaaaggagGCAGCCCAGCCGCAGGAGAAGAAAAGCGTGATGCGTGAGATCCTGGCCTTTGTGAGGAAGCCCTCTAAGCATCTGAGCAGCCGAACCAACCGCTTTGCAAATGCCTTCACCCGAGCGGAATCCGGGTCCTCCGGTGGTCCTCTCATCCGGCAGAGCACCTTCTCAGCCAGTCCAGCGGCATCCTCTACGGCCGCCAAGAGCGCTGTCCAAAAGCAAATGTCCGAGGTGGGCTTTGAGCCGAAGATATCCCAGAAATTTACCCACTACGCCAAGATGTCCCTGCGGCTCAGGAGGTCGACGAAACGCGACGACGAGGAAAAggagaagcagaagcagagtTCAGCTTCCGGATCCAAAAGACCCAGTGCTGACTTAAGTCAGACCAACGCGGATCAACAGGTAGGTGGATCGTCGGACGAACTGCCCTTCGAGCTGGCCAATGTCCACTTCGAGAAGGTAGGTGAGTCCTATATCAAGCATGAGAGGCTCCGCGAATTGCAAGAACCAGAGGTAGTAAAGGAAGAGGACACAGAAAAAGATgcggaagcggaaacggaGGTGGAACAAACCGATGCCGCCATGGCCCAGTTCGTGGAGGAGGTCACCAATTCCCTAAAAGTGGTGGCCCTCAACGGAGAAGGCGGAACAGTTGCAGGGCATCACTTCACACGACGATCGGAGAGCAGGGAACCCATAGAGCCGCGAATCAGCGAGGAACGGGAATCAGATTCCAACGACCTAATGATACCAGATGACATGCGCGCCGAGCTGGTAGAGATCTTGAAAGCCTATCCCCCAGAACCAGTTTATGTGAATCTGCAGGCACTGCGGCGGGAGACCGAAGATGCGGATCTGGCCATCGCCCAAGCTGAAGCCGCAGCTTTGGCGGCAGCCGAGCCCGCAAAGAAGCCGCTCCAGTGTCCTACCATTGAGTTTGAGCCGCCGTCGCGCCGCTCCTCCTTCGATCCGCCGCGTTCTCCTTTTTTGGAGCAGCTCCGCAGTCCCGGGGTGGACACGGAAACCGATCTCATAAACCTACAGCGTCTGGATTCGGGGGGCGACAGCTTCGAGCTGGTGGAAAGTAAGTGGAGCAAGTCCAGTCGGGGGGAGTCCAGTTTCGATTGCCCCTATTCGTCCAGAGATACCAGCTTTGACGTTTCCATTTCGCGGTATCAGTCCACTAGCTACGAGGATCAGACCTCCAGCTTTGAGATTGTAGATACCGATGAAAAAGGCCAGGGCAGACGAGCCGTTGATCTGAGGAAGAGCTCCATTGAGCTTGTGGATGCGGAGACCTTCCAAAGATCTGGCTCTTCCTGCGGAGGCCGCAAGTCCTCGCTGGAGACTCACTTTGACTACACACCCACCGAGGGCGGTGGTCGATCGCCCAGCCTTCCGTTTCCGGCGATGAGCAAGAAGCAGCGCACGGAGAATTTCCGCCAGCTGCACGTCTCCCAATTCAGTGCCTTCTCCCGGGCACGCAGTCCGCTGTCCCAGCAGACTTCCTCGAACTATAGCTCCAGGGATAGCTACGACTCCAGTGGGTCATATCCCCACGGCTATGGCTATCCCCCGGAACCCCAGAGAAGTCCATACGGGGATCCCAGTCGCAAACACTTTCCCCTGACTGTCCGGCAAAAAGGCGAGGAGGAGCGAGAGGTGCGCACCTTCCTCTGCACTGATCAGAGATGTGCCTCCATCTTCGAGCCGCGACCCAGTTCCGTGCTTACCCAGCAGCTGTCCACCGGGTCCATGTCCACCCCATCGGGCTATACAAACGGCACGCCCAGAGTTCCTGGTGCTGCTCCGGTCGGACCAGTTCCCCTGCCCCACCCCAGCGCTCCGCTATCCTCCTGCGGCTTCTCCAGCGGCAGTGAATTCGAGCCACCTTCACCGAGACGAGCAGCCAGCGCCTCGCCCAAGCACACCTTCACATTCCGCATCGTGATGAAGAAGGTGGACAGCTCGCCGGAGGCATTGTGCCCGGAAAGGCATCGCTCGAGGATTATAGATCGTTACAGGAGGCGCGACAGTCGCCGGAAGCGCATCCATGATGCGGGAAAGAGCTTCTAG
- the LOC117136967 gene encoding serine-enriched protein isoform X3 — protein sequence MPEALILPGMADAEPDLSTFENKTGLAEDMKFLASMPELCDVTFLVGDTREPVCAVKAVLASRSRVFAKMLYAAPSPQRKRETSTKENKLRLFLKRSSEPLLNLQNAAQQPSGQQHQTLIIEEFEPDVFRQLIEYIHTGCVTLQPRTLLGVMNAADYYGLEELRRACAGFVQCCINVDTVCALLASAERYIQYKCTKTLVQKVLEFVDEHGTEVLNLGSFTLLPQHVVRLILAREELRADEFTKFQAALMWSKKYYDNNPNIDIKEILGTFCEYIQFHKIPANVLMREIHPLNLVPYAIIMNALAYQTQKASTPESCLPTLAE from the exons ATGCCCGAGGCATTGATTCTACCCGGCATGGCTGACGCAGAGCCGGACCTCTCGACGTTCGAGAACAAGACGGGGCTGGCGGAGGACATGAAGTTCCTGGCCTCCATGCCCGAGCTGTGTGACGTAACCTTCCTGGTGGGCGATACCCGCGAACCCGTCTGCGCCGTCAAG GCTGTGTTGGCATCCCGATCCCGAGTGTTTGCCAAAATGCTCTATGCTGCCCCCTCGCCCCAGCGGAAGAGGGAAACCTCCACCAAGGAGAACAAGCTGCGCCTCTTCCTCAAACGCTCCTCGGAGCCCCTGCTCAATCTGCAGAATGCCGCACAACAG CCCTCAGGTCAGCAGCATCAGACGCTAATTATTGAGGAGTTTGAGCCCGACGTGTTCCGTCAACTGATTGAGTATATTCACACGGGCTGTGTGACCCTCCAACCTCGCACTCTGCTGg GCGTCATGAATGCCGCTGATTACTACGGCCTCGAGGAACTGCGTCGTGCCTGTGCAGGATTTGTGCAGTGCTGCATCAATGTGGATACCGTATGCGCCCTGTTGGCCTCGGCCGAGCGTTACATTCAGTACAAGTGCACGAAGACCTTGGTTCAAAAGGTACTGGAGTTCGTGGATGAGCATGGAACCGAGGTACTGAACCTGGGCAGCTTCACGCTGCTGCCACAGCACGTGGTTCGCCTGATCCTGGCCAGGGAAGAGCTGCGGGCTGACGAATTCACCAAATTCCAAGCGGCACTAATGTGGAGCAAGAAGTATTATGATAACAATCCG AACATCGACATTAAGGAGATCCTGGGCACTTTCTGCGAGTACATCCAGTTCCATAAGATACCGGCCAATGTGCTGATGCGGGAGATCCATCCGCTGAACCTCGTTCCGTATGCCATCATCATGAACGCGCTGGCTTACCAG ACCCAGAAAGCATCGACCCCGGAAAGCTGTCTCCCAACTCTAGCCGAGTGA
- the LOC117136966 gene encoding alpha-amylase-related protein, whose translation MFKFALTLTLCLAGSLSLAQHNPHWWGNRNTIVHLFEWKWSDIAQECESFLGPRGFAGVQVSPVNENIIAAGRPWWERYQPISYKLTTRSGNEEEFGDMVRRCNDVGVRIYVDVLLNHMSGDFDGVAVGTAGTEAEPRKKSFPGVPYTAQDFHPTCEITDWNDRFQVQQCELVGLKDLDQSSDWVRSKLIEFLDHLIELGVAGFRVDAAKHMASEDLEYIYSSLSNLNIDHGFPHNSRPFIFQEVIDHGHETVSRDEYKDLGAVTEFRFSEEIGNAFRGNNALKWLQSWGTGWGFLPSGQALTFVDNHDNQRDAGAVLNYKSPRQYKMATAFHLAYPYGISRVMSSFAFDDHDTPPPQDAQERIISPEFDEDGACVNGWICEHRWRQIYAMVGFKNAVRDTEITGWWDNGDNQISFCRGNKGFLAFNNNLYDLSQDLNTCLPAGTYCDVISGSLIDGSCTGKSVTVNDNGYGYIHIGSDDFDGVLALHVDAKV comes from the exons ATGTTCAAGTTCGCTTTGACCCTGACGCTTTGCTTGGCGGGCAGCCTTTCGCTGGCCCAGCACAATCCCCATTGGTGGGGCAATCGCAACACCATCGTCCACTTGTTCGAGTGGAAGTGGTCGGACATTGCCCAGGAGTGTGAGAGTTTTCTGGGACCCCGAGGATTCGCCGGCGTGCAAGTGAGCCCCGTTAATGAGAACATCATAGCGGCGGGTCGTCCATGGTGGGAGCGATACCAACCCATCTCGTACAAGCTGACCACTCGGTCTGGTAACGAGGAGGAATTCGGTGACATGGTGCGTCGTTGCAACGATGTGGGTGTTCGTATCTATGTGGATGTGCTGTTGAATCACATGTCCGGAGATTTTGACGGTGTGGCTGTGGGCACTGCCGGAACAGAGGCGGAACCCAGGAAGAAATCTTTCCCAGGAGTTCCATACACCGCTCAGGACTTCCATCCCACCTGCGAGATTACCGACTGGAACGATCGCTTCCAGGTGCAACAGTGCGAACTGGTTGGCCTCAAGGATCTCGACCAGAGCAGCGACTGGGTGAGAAGCAAGCTAATTGAGTTCCTGGATCACCTCATTGAACTGGGTGTTGCTGGTTTCCGGGTGGATGCCGCCAAGCACATGGCATCGGAGGATCTAGAG TACATCTACAGCAGCCTGAGCAACCTGAACATCGATCACGGATTTCCCCACAACTCCCGCCCCTTCATCTTCCAGGAGGTAATTGATCACGGTCACGAAACCGTGTCTCGTGATGAGTACAAGGATCTGGGTGCCGTCACCGAGTTCCGATTCTCCGAGGAGATTGGCAACGCCTTCCGTGGCAACAACGCACTGAAGTGGCTGCAGAGCTGGGGCACGGGTTGGGGATTCTTGCCCTCGGGTCAGGCCTTGACCTTTGTGGACAACCACGATAACCAGAGAGATGCGGGTGCCGTGCTGAACTACAAGTCGCCCAGGCAGTACAAGATGGCAACCGCCTTCCATTTGGCCTATCCCTACGGCATCAGTCGGGTGATGAGCTCGTTCGCCTTCGATGACCACGATACCCCGCCGCCGCAGGATGCGCAGGAGAGGATTATTTCGCCCGAGTTCGATGAGGATGGAGCCTGTGTGAACGGCTGGATTTGCGAGCACCGTTGGCGTCAGATCTACGCGATGGTGGGTTTCAAGAACGCCGTGCGGGATACGGAGATCACCGGTTGGTGGGACAATGGAGACAACCAGATCTCCTTCTGTCGCGGCAACAAGGGCTTCCTGGCGTTCAACAACAACCTTTACGATCTGTCGCAGGATCTGAACACCTGCCTGCCCGCCGGAACCTACTGCGATGTGATTTCCGGCAGCCTGATCGACGGATCCTGCACCGGCAAATCGGTCACTGTGAACGATAATGGTTATGGCTATATCCACATCGGATCCGATGACTTTGACGGTGTACTGGCCCTGCATGTGGATGCCAAAGTTTAA
- the LOC117136967 gene encoding serine-enriched protein isoform X2, which yields MPEALILPGMADAEPDLSTFENKTGLAEDMKFLASMPELCDVTFLVGDTREPVCAVKAVLASRSRVFAKMLYAAPSPQRKRETSTKENKLRLFLKRSSEPLLNLQNAAQQPSGQQHQTLIIEEFEPDVFRQLIEYIHTGCVTLQPRTLLGVMNAADYYGLEELRRACAGFVQCCINVDTVCALLASAERYIQYKCTKTLVQKVLEFVDEHGTEVLNLGSFTLLPQHVVRLILAREELRADEFTKFQAALMWSKKYYDNNPNIDIKEILGTFCEYIQFHKIPANVLMREIHPLNLVPYAIIMNALAYQADPESIDPGKLSPNSSRVRRARQNQGRSMSVQSSLDPYGSNTTLSSSGSSDPTSGPHHSN from the exons ATGCCCGAGGCATTGATTCTACCCGGCATGGCTGACGCAGAGCCGGACCTCTCGACGTTCGAGAACAAGACGGGGCTGGCGGAGGACATGAAGTTCCTGGCCTCCATGCCCGAGCTGTGTGACGTAACCTTCCTGGTGGGCGATACCCGCGAACCCGTCTGCGCCGTCAAG GCTGTGTTGGCATCCCGATCCCGAGTGTTTGCCAAAATGCTCTATGCTGCCCCCTCGCCCCAGCGGAAGAGGGAAACCTCCACCAAGGAGAACAAGCTGCGCCTCTTCCTCAAACGCTCCTCGGAGCCCCTGCTCAATCTGCAGAATGCCGCACAACAG CCCTCAGGTCAGCAGCATCAGACGCTAATTATTGAGGAGTTTGAGCCCGACGTGTTCCGTCAACTGATTGAGTATATTCACACGGGCTGTGTGACCCTCCAACCTCGCACTCTGCTGg GCGTCATGAATGCCGCTGATTACTACGGCCTCGAGGAACTGCGTCGTGCCTGTGCAGGATTTGTGCAGTGCTGCATCAATGTGGATACCGTATGCGCCCTGTTGGCCTCGGCCGAGCGTTACATTCAGTACAAGTGCACGAAGACCTTGGTTCAAAAGGTACTGGAGTTCGTGGATGAGCATGGAACCGAGGTACTGAACCTGGGCAGCTTCACGCTGCTGCCACAGCACGTGGTTCGCCTGATCCTGGCCAGGGAAGAGCTGCGGGCTGACGAATTCACCAAATTCCAAGCGGCACTAATGTGGAGCAAGAAGTATTATGATAACAATCCG AACATCGACATTAAGGAGATCCTGGGCACTTTCTGCGAGTACATCCAGTTCCATAAGATACCGGCCAATGTGCTGATGCGGGAGATCCATCCGCTGAACCTCGTTCCGTATGCCATCATCATGAACGCGCTGGCTTACCAG GCAGACCCAGAAAGCATCGACCCCGGAAAGCTGTCTCCCAACTCTAGCCGAGTGAGGCGTGCGCGTCAGAACCAAGGTCGCTCGATGTCGGTCCAGAGCTCCCTAGATCCGTACGGATCGAACACCACCCTCAGTTCCAGCGGCAGCAGCGACCCGACGAGTGGACCGCACCACAGCAACTAA
- the LOC117136967 gene encoding serine-enriched protein isoform X1, producing MPEALILPGMADAEPDLSTFENKTGLAEDMKFLASMPELCDVTFLVGDTREPVCAVKAVLASRSRVFAKMLYAAPSPQRKRETSTKENKLRLFLKRSSEPLLNLQNAAQQRTGYTQQLAPIPEPSGQQHQTLIIEEFEPDVFRQLIEYIHTGCVTLQPRTLLGVMNAADYYGLEELRRACAGFVQCCINVDTVCALLASAERYIQYKCTKTLVQKVLEFVDEHGTEVLNLGSFTLLPQHVVRLILAREELRADEFTKFQAALMWSKKYYDNNPNIDIKEILGTFCEYIQFHKIPANVLMREIHPLNLVPYAIIMNALAYQADPESIDPGKLSPNSSRVRRARQNQGRSMSVQSSLDPYGSNTTLSSSGSSDPTSGPHHSN from the exons ATGCCCGAGGCATTGATTCTACCCGGCATGGCTGACGCAGAGCCGGACCTCTCGACGTTCGAGAACAAGACGGGGCTGGCGGAGGACATGAAGTTCCTGGCCTCCATGCCCGAGCTGTGTGACGTAACCTTCCTGGTGGGCGATACCCGCGAACCCGTCTGCGCCGTCAAG GCTGTGTTGGCATCCCGATCCCGAGTGTTTGCCAAAATGCTCTATGCTGCCCCCTCGCCCCAGCGGAAGAGGGAAACCTCCACCAAGGAGAACAAGCTGCGCCTCTTCCTCAAACGCTCCTCGGAGCCCCTGCTCAATCTGCAGAATGCCGCACAACAG AGAACCGGTTATACCCAACAATTAGCTCCGATACCCGAG CCCTCAGGTCAGCAGCATCAGACGCTAATTATTGAGGAGTTTGAGCCCGACGTGTTCCGTCAACTGATTGAGTATATTCACACGGGCTGTGTGACCCTCCAACCTCGCACTCTGCTGg GCGTCATGAATGCCGCTGATTACTACGGCCTCGAGGAACTGCGTCGTGCCTGTGCAGGATTTGTGCAGTGCTGCATCAATGTGGATACCGTATGCGCCCTGTTGGCCTCGGCCGAGCGTTACATTCAGTACAAGTGCACGAAGACCTTGGTTCAAAAGGTACTGGAGTTCGTGGATGAGCATGGAACCGAGGTACTGAACCTGGGCAGCTTCACGCTGCTGCCACAGCACGTGGTTCGCCTGATCCTGGCCAGGGAAGAGCTGCGGGCTGACGAATTCACCAAATTCCAAGCGGCACTAATGTGGAGCAAGAAGTATTATGATAACAATCCG AACATCGACATTAAGGAGATCCTGGGCACTTTCTGCGAGTACATCCAGTTCCATAAGATACCGGCCAATGTGCTGATGCGGGAGATCCATCCGCTGAACCTCGTTCCGTATGCCATCATCATGAACGCGCTGGCTTACCAG GCAGACCCAGAAAGCATCGACCCCGGAAAGCTGTCTCCCAACTCTAGCCGAGTGAGGCGTGCGCGTCAGAACCAAGGTCGCTCGATGTCGGTCCAGAGCTCCCTAGATCCGTACGGATCGAACACCACCCTCAGTTCCAGCGGCAGCAGCGACCCGACGAGTGGACCGCACCACAGCAACTAA
- the LOC117137790 gene encoding sodium channel protein Nach: MGHHEELKPEQVDLKVTPFVGSLRRTWSDFCATSSIHGLKYTRDEDTNKIVHLVWLLISLVMFICAVVMAHTFYMDYRSSPTRMNVESDHTPVNRLYFPPVTICPDALFNMQKSEAFLNTMRLPQGADLRGILRKLHIFYGFMLDDERYSAEDIEQMEALLFLNNLTIPEFVEHLRWNCDEILYRCRFNGEIMDCSKIFQLSKTFFGHCCSFNLRQKGLNFTAQRAIGGLRYGLSVVLRYKDDSYDPLQSYSYGVKLLIQEADAFPSAHSAAKFIAFNSETFAAVRPQETFCSSAVKALTIEERNCVFQNEFPMRYFSDYVYPNCELNCRVTNMVKFCGCHTYFFAFNRTSDRICTFRDIPCLVDNFANIITRKKSTQCYCPLTCEHIDYNVQISNFPLELNMPVADKFYSGLAKNDGVLHVLINSFSYRRLRRDLLSNMVTLVSNLGSAFSLFVGMSMLSVVEIIYYFSVILRKNYKMECETRSQMLRKKPKFAWPKANDTHSKQQKSVFIIHKS; this comes from the exons ATGGGTCACCATGAGGAGCTGAAGCCGGAGCAAGTGGATCTGAAAGTAACCCCCTTTGTGGGCTCCCTGCGACGCACTTGGAGCGACTTCTGTGCCACCAGCAGTATCCATGGATTGAAATACACCCGCGATGAGGATACGAATAAGATTGTGCATCTGGTGTGGCTCTTGATATCGCTGGTGATGTTCATTTGTGCTGTTGTTATGGCGCACACCTTCTACATGGACTACCGCAGCAGTCCGACGCGTATGAATGTGGAAAGTGATCACACGCCGGTTAATAGACTCTACTTTCCACCTGTCACAATTTGTCCAGATGCACTCTTCAACATGCAAAAATCTGAGGCCTTTCTGAACACTAT GCGACTTCCGCAAGGAGCCGACTTAAGGGGCATTCTACGCAAACTTCACATTTTCTACGGTTTTATGCTAGATGATGAACGCTATTCGGCGGAGGACATCGAGCAAATGGAAGCCCTTCTGTTCCTGAATAATCTCACAATTCCAGAATTTGTAGAACACTTACGCTGGAATTGTGACGAAATTCTGTATCGCTGTAGGTTTAATGGTGAAATAATGGATTGTTCCAAGATATTTCAGCTATCCAAGACGTTTTTTGGCCATTGCTGTTCATTCAATTTGAGACAAAAAGG TTTGAACTTTACTGCCCAACGAGCAATAGGTGGACTTAGATATGGGCTGTCAGTGGTTTTGCGGTATAAAGACGACAGCTACGATCCATTGCAATCGTATTCATATGGCGTAAAACTATTGATCCAGGAAGCAGATGCCTTTCCCAGTGCCCATTCTGCAGCTAAATTTATTGCCTTCAATTCGGAGACATTTGCTGCAGTTAGACCTCAAGAAACCTTTTGCTCTTCTGCTGTGAAAGCTTTAACCATCGAGGAGAGAAATTGCGTTTTCCAAAATGAGTTTCCCATGCGTTACTTTTCCGATTACGTATACCCTAACTGCGAGCTAAATTGTAGAGTAACGAATATGGTCAAGTTCTGCGGTTGTCACACGTACTTTTTTGCCTTTAATCGCACTAGCGATCGAATTTGTACTTTTAGAGATATACCCTGTCTGGTGGATAATTTCG CTAATATAATTACAAGGAAGAAAAGTACCCAGTGCTACTGTCCGCTTACCTGTGAACACATTGATTACAACGTACAGATATCCAATTTTCCCCTGGAACTGAACATGCCGGTGGCCGATAAGTTCta TTCGGGCTTAGCCAAAAACGATGGTGTATTGCATGTTCTTATCAATTCGTTTAGCTACCGCCGATTGCGACGTGACTTGCTTTCCAATATGGTTACTTTGGTGT CTAATCTAGGCAGCGCCTTCAGTCTTTTTGTGGGCATGAGCATGCTCTCGGTGGTGGAAATTATCTACTATTTTTCAGTAATTCTACGCAAGAACTACAAAATGGAATGCGAAACTCGCAGTCAGATGCTTCGCAAGAAGCCGAAGTTCGCGTGGCCCAAAGCTAATGACACTCACAGTAAACAGCAGAAATCTGTTTTCATAATTCACAAATCGTAA